The following coding sequences are from one Cenarchaeum symbiosum A window:
- a CDS encoding Ser/Thr protein kinase (COG2112), protein MEHAGITVLYSTKNDVVTLKIRRPDSGRNDMGGEADMMSAANETGAGPRLVSHSNNFLVMKYLKGEGTGGWIRGRSAGDKETAILHIRKILEDCYKPGMAGIDHGELSSMNKHVITEDMCSIIDFDSSGSVMGTWYKFQEPGT, encoded by the coding sequence ATGGAACATGCCGGGATAACCGTCCTGTACAGCACCAAAAATGATGTTGTCACATTAAAGATACGCAGGCCGGATTCCGGCCGCAATGACATGGGGGGAGAGGCGGATATGATGTCTGCTGCAAACGAGACTGGCGCGGGGCCCAGGCTTGTTTCCCACAGTAATAATTTTCTTGTCATGAAATATCTCAAAGGGGAGGGCACAGGGGGCTGGATCCGTGGCAGGAGTGCGGGGGACAAGGAAACTGCCATCTTACATATAAGAAAAATACTGGAGGACTGTTACAAGCCGGGCATGGCGGGCATTGATCATGGGGAGCTGAGTTCCATGAACAAGCACGTGATAACAGAGGACATGTGTAGCATAATAGACTTTGACAGTTCCGGCTCTGTTATGGGAACATGGTACAAGTTTCAAGAGCCGGGGACATGA